The Saccharomonospora glauca K62 genome has a segment encoding these proteins:
- a CDS encoding carbohydrate kinase family protein, protein MRVVVVGDVGLDIVARHDEPIVYGGDARAAVSVTGGGAGANTALWLRDRGAETTLVARVGDDAGGRMLRDELEAAGVRCAFAVDADTATCCVVVLVDAEGQRTMLPDRGANKRFRPSDVTAESLTGADHLHLSGYVLLDPSSRPGGLEALALARKAGLTTSVDPQAAALLTDPRAFLDDVRGVDLLLPNADELRALTGSREAEAARELLDTVGAVAVTFGLEGAAWVDGNGIVTAPAEDVPCVDSTGAGDAFDAGVITAWLRGEAPATILAEGASLGARAVSRVGAQPPSS, encoded by the coding sequence ATGAGGGTCGTGGTCGTCGGGGACGTCGGACTCGACATCGTCGCGCGGCACGACGAGCCCATCGTCTACGGCGGTGACGCCCGCGCCGCGGTGAGCGTCACCGGCGGCGGCGCGGGGGCCAACACCGCGCTGTGGTTGCGTGACCGGGGAGCCGAGACCACCCTCGTGGCCCGCGTCGGCGACGACGCGGGCGGTCGAATGCTGCGCGACGAGCTGGAGGCCGCCGGGGTGCGGTGCGCGTTCGCCGTCGACGCCGACACGGCCACCTGCTGCGTCGTCGTGCTCGTCGACGCGGAAGGACAGCGCACGATGTTGCCGGACCGGGGAGCGAACAAGAGGTTCCGCCCCTCCGACGTCACCGCCGAGTCGCTGACCGGCGCCGACCACCTGCACCTGTCCGGCTACGTGCTCCTGGACCCCTCGTCCCGGCCCGGCGGCCTGGAGGCGCTGGCGCTGGCCCGGAAGGCGGGGCTTACCACGTCGGTGGACCCGCAGGCGGCGGCGCTGCTCACCGACCCGCGAGCCTTCCTCGACGACGTGCGGGGCGTCGATCTGCTGCTGCCGAACGCGGACGAGTTGCGCGCGCTCACGGGGTCGCGGGAGGCCGAGGCGGCACGGGAGTTGCTGGACACGGTCGGCGCGGTCGCGGTCACGTTCGGCCTGGAGGGCGCGGCCTGGGTGGACGGCAACGGCATCGTGACCGCTCCCGCGGAGGACGTGCCGTGCGTGGACAGCACCGGAGCGGGCGACGCGTTCGACGCGGGCGTCATCACCGCGTGGCTTCGAGGCGAGGCCCCGGCCACGATCCTCGCGGAGGGCGCGTCCCTCGGTGCCAGGGCCGTCAGCCGGGTGGGAGCGCAGCCCCCGAGTTCCTGA
- a CDS encoding IPTL-CTERM sorting domain-containing protein: MTSGGMVAAVAWALLSFAGAPAAPAMAAEPVVAPAQISPDAEETTEPPWGLVGLTGLLGLAGLARKRRRVVVADPFASYPAMWKPGTVASTDPRPPTQEAPARPRPTPRPRAVSRADGAAASTGKAANPTVYLPSPVPEQNRGTHERLSAPPKPESSGAFPPPPPTSVRSDGHIRLAPAPPLHADRLSPPNLDISGLPGMADATPAEPRWPQHEYD; encoded by the coding sequence GTGACCAGTGGCGGGATGGTGGCGGCGGTGGCATGGGCGCTCCTGTCGTTCGCCGGAGCACCCGCGGCACCCGCGATGGCCGCCGAGCCCGTCGTGGCGCCGGCCCAGATCTCGCCGGATGCCGAGGAGACCACCGAACCACCCTGGGGGCTCGTGGGTCTCACCGGGTTGCTCGGGCTCGCGGGACTGGCCAGAAAGCGGCGCCGGGTCGTGGTGGCCGATCCGTTCGCCTCGTACCCGGCGATGTGGAAGCCGGGCACGGTGGCGTCCACCGATCCTCGTCCCCCGACACAAGAGGCGCCCGCTCGCCCACGACCGACGCCGCGACCCCGTGCGGTGTCACGGGCGGACGGCGCCGCCGCGAGCACCGGGAAGGCCGCGAACCCCACCGTCTACCTGCCCTCGCCCGTTCCCGAGCAGAACCGCGGAACCCACGAGCGGCTGTCCGCGCCCCCGAAGCCGGAGAGTTCCGGGGCGTTCCCGCCACCGCCGCCCACGAGCGTCAGGAGTGACGGGCACATCCGGCTCGCCCCGGCGCCCCCGCTGCACGCTGACCGACTCAGCCCGCCGAACCTCGACATCTCCGGCCTGCCGGGGATGGCCGACGCCACGCCGGCCGAACCGCGGTGGCCGCAGCACGAGTACGACTGA
- the dtd gene encoding D-aminoacyl-tRNA deacylase, whose amino-acid sequence MRAVVARVTEASVTVDGEIVGAIDEPGLLVLLGVHTSDTPEQAETMARKLHELRILRDEQSCATTGAPLLVVSQFTLYGDTRKGRRPSWTAAARPEHAEPLVDDVVRRLRERGARVATGRFGAMMSVHSVNDGPFTVLVEV is encoded by the coding sequence GTGAGGGCCGTAGTCGCGCGGGTTACCGAGGCGTCGGTGACGGTGGACGGCGAGATCGTCGGGGCCATCGACGAACCCGGACTGCTCGTGTTGCTCGGCGTGCACACGTCCGACACCCCCGAGCAGGCGGAGACGATGGCCCGCAAGTTGCACGAACTGCGCATCCTTCGCGACGAACAGTCATGCGCGACCACGGGGGCCCCACTGCTCGTGGTCAGTCAGTTCACGCTCTACGGCGACACGCGCAAGGGCCGGCGTCCATCCTGGACCGCCGCGGCCCGGCCCGAGCACGCCGAACCACTCGTCGACGACGTGGTGCGGAGGCTGCGGGAGCGGGGCGCGCGAGTGGCCACCGGACGCTTCGGCGCGATGATGTCGGTGCACAGCGTGAACGACGGCCCCTTCACGGTGCTCGTCGAGGTCTGA
- a CDS encoding N5-glutamine methyltransferase family protein, which yields MNDALPEFSPETCARLRDAFRAARYDADGVVDLLGAQAHAALGRGEPEPARRASRDADALGVLIRLFLLGDTEPVDAVRSALSPLPLEDALATGIVRRVEGEETEGLRAGFDIRPHGDEHGSWWVVSDLDPEQAGRPASPDHVLGVGHASLSLVRATSRRPAESVLDLGTGNGVQALHASRYARRITATDTSPRALRLAAATFALNELDVELLRGEWFAPVARRRFDRIVCNPPFVVGPPRVDYVYRDSGLAGDDASALLVRQLPAFLTEGGTGHLLASWLHLRGEDWEDRVHRWLPPGTDAWFVQRDVADPSLYVGTWLRDTGIDPRSAEGRAKAAAWLDWFAENDVEGIGFGFVTLRRTETTAPTVVCEDLRHAFDDPLGEEAAAWLDRVDWLRAHESDLLDVVYRVPDNVVLERIEEPGEEGWATTVRRLHRTDGPGWQHELDELTTALLAGCRGVLPMSDLLELLAASREEAPESLRTAARPLIAELVRHGMLEESR from the coding sequence GTGAACGATGCTCTTCCCGAGTTCTCCCCCGAGACCTGCGCCCGGCTGCGGGACGCGTTCCGCGCCGCCCGCTACGACGCCGACGGAGTGGTCGACCTGCTGGGCGCGCAGGCCCATGCCGCGCTCGGCCGCGGTGAACCCGAACCCGCCCGGCGGGCGAGCCGGGACGCCGACGCCCTCGGCGTGTTGATCCGGCTGTTCCTGTTGGGCGACACCGAGCCCGTCGACGCGGTCCGCTCGGCCCTGTCACCGCTGCCGCTGGAGGACGCGCTGGCCACGGGCATCGTGCGCCGAGTCGAGGGCGAGGAGACGGAGGGCCTGCGCGCCGGGTTCGACATCCGCCCCCACGGCGACGAGCACGGCAGTTGGTGGGTCGTGTCGGACCTCGATCCCGAACAGGCGGGAAGGCCGGCCTCCCCGGACCACGTGCTCGGTGTCGGACACGCGTCGCTCAGCCTCGTGCGGGCCACCAGCAGGCGTCCCGCGGAGAGCGTGCTCGACCTCGGCACCGGCAACGGCGTGCAGGCTCTGCACGCGAGCCGGTACGCGCGCCGGATCACCGCCACCGACACGTCCCCGAGAGCGTTACGGCTGGCGGCGGCGACGTTCGCGCTCAACGAGCTCGACGTCGAACTGCTGCGGGGCGAGTGGTTCGCGCCCGTGGCCCGACGCCGCTTCGATCGGATCGTGTGCAACCCGCCGTTCGTGGTGGGACCGCCCCGCGTGGACTACGTGTACCGCGACTCGGGCCTGGCCGGGGACGATGCGAGCGCGCTGCTCGTGCGGCAGTTGCCCGCGTTCCTCACCGAGGGCGGCACCGGCCACCTGCTGGCCTCCTGGCTGCACCTGCGCGGCGAGGACTGGGAGGACCGGGTGCACCGGTGGCTGCCGCCGGGTACGGACGCGTGGTTCGTGCAACGGGACGTCGCCGATCCCTCACTGTACGTGGGCACGTGGCTGCGCGACACGGGCATCGACCCTCGCTCCGCCGAGGGGAGGGCGAAGGCTGCGGCCTGGCTGGACTGGTTCGCCGAGAACGACGTGGAGGGCATCGGCTTCGGGTTCGTGACCCTGCGTCGCACGGAGACCACGGCCCCCACGGTGGTGTGCGAGGATTTGCGTCACGCCTTCGACGACCCGCTCGGGGAGGAGGCCGCGGCCTGGCTCGACCGGGTCGACTGGCTGCGTGCCCACGAGTCCGACCTGCTGGACGTCGTCTATCGCGTGCCGGACAACGTCGTGCTGGAACGCATCGAGGAGCCCGGCGAGGAAGGCTGGGCCACCACCGTGCGCCGGTTGCATCGCACTGACGGCCCCGGCTGGCAGCACGAGCTCGACGAGCTCACCACGGCGCTGCTGGCGGGCTGCCGCGGCGTGCTGCCGATGTCCGACCTGCTGGAGCTGCTGGCCGCCTCCCGTGAGGAGGCCCCGGAGTCGCTGCGCACGGCGGCCCGGCCGCTGATCGCCGAACTGGTACGTCACGGAATGTTGGAGGAGAGCCGGTGA
- a CDS encoding DUF3039 domain-containing protein gives MEHVSTMTLPEVDTRPESTDTTDDDSPKMFHYVRKNKIAESAVMGTHVVALCGEVFPVTRSPKPGSPVCPECKRIFDSLPPGGDE, from the coding sequence ATGGAACACGTGAGTACGATGACGCTGCCTGAAGTCGACACCCGGCCGGAGAGCACCGACACCACCGACGACGACTCTCCGAAGATGTTCCACTACGTGCGCAAGAACAAGATCGCCGAGAGCGCGGTCATGGGCACGCACGTGGTGGCGTTGTGTGGAGAGGTGTTCCCGGTGACGAGGTCACCGAAGCCCGGCTCGCCGGTCTGCCCGGAGTGCAAGCGCATCTTCGACAGCCTGCCTCCCGGCGGTGACGAGTGA
- a CDS encoding DUF3099 domain-containing protein: MDTGGEAVKEHDKHAAPVLITEAAPSYDDEIAERRRKYVIMMSLRVPCLVLAGVFYHVWWLALALVLLSVPLPWVAVLIANDRPPRKAERVNKFQRRARAIESRTHRVIDSSEDTSGPRQS; this comes from the coding sequence ATGGACACCGGAGGTGAGGCGGTGAAGGAGCACGACAAGCACGCCGCTCCGGTGCTGATCACCGAGGCAGCGCCCTCCTACGACGACGAGATCGCCGAGCGCAGGCGCAAGTACGTCATCATGATGAGCCTGCGCGTGCCCTGCCTGGTCCTCGCGGGAGTCTTCTACCACGTCTGGTGGCTGGCACTGGCGCTCGTCCTGTTGTCGGTCCCGCTGCCGTGGGTGGCGGTGCTGATCGCCAACGACCGCCCGCCCCGGAAGGCTGAGCGAGTCAACAAGTTCCAGCGGCGAGCACGAGCGATCGAGAGTCGGACGCATCGCGTCATCGATTCGTCGGAGGACACGTCGGGACCCCGGCAGTCCTGA
- a CDS encoding pseudouridine-5'-phosphate glycosidase: MSPEVADAVAHHAPVVALESTLLSHGLPPSRNLDVARRLERTVRDAGAVPATIAVLDGVPRVGLSDAELERVCAPDSGLAKLSLRDLGPTVALRGSGATTVASTAALAHAAGIAVFATGGLGGVHHPLPGTNVTWDVSADLGTLARTAIVVVCSGMKSVLDIPATLEVLETHSVPVLGYRTDDFPAFYLRSSGHPVPHRVEDPAQAAAVFTAHRAFSDSGLLLANPVPVEHELDRATHDRLLAEGLELLRDREVSGADVTPVLLEHFHTASGGASLDANEALVLSNADLAARVAVELAR; encoded by the coding sequence ATGTCTCCCGAGGTCGCCGACGCCGTGGCACACCACGCTCCGGTCGTCGCCCTCGAAAGCACCCTGTTGTCCCACGGCCTTCCCCCCAGCCGCAATCTCGACGTGGCACGACGCCTCGAACGGACGGTGCGCGACGCGGGCGCGGTCCCCGCCACGATCGCGGTACTCGACGGCGTTCCCCGCGTGGGCCTGAGCGACGCCGAACTGGAACGGGTCTGCGCGCCCGACTCCGGGCTGGCCAAGCTGTCGCTGCGGGACCTCGGACCCACCGTGGCGCTGCGCGGCTCGGGAGCCACCACGGTGGCCAGCACCGCCGCGCTCGCGCACGCGGCCGGGATCGCGGTGTTCGCCACCGGTGGTCTCGGCGGCGTGCACCACCCCCTGCCCGGCACGAACGTGACCTGGGACGTCTCCGCCGACCTCGGCACGCTCGCGCGCACAGCGATCGTGGTGGTGTGCTCCGGCATGAAGTCGGTCCTCGACATCCCCGCCACCCTGGAGGTGCTGGAAACGCACTCGGTGCCCGTGCTCGGCTACCGCACCGACGACTTCCCCGCCTTCTACCTCCGCTCCTCCGGACACCCCGTGCCGCACCGGGTGGAGGACCCCGCCCAGGCCGCCGCCGTGTTCACCGCCCACCGCGCCTTCTCCGACTCGGGACTGCTGCTGGCCAACCCCGTGCCCGTCGAGCACGAGCTCGACCGCGCCACGCACGACCGGCTGCTGGCCGAAGGGCTGGAGCTGCTGCGGGATCGCGAGGTCAGCGGTGCGGACGTGACGCCGGTGCTGCTGGAGCACTTCCACACCGCCAGCGGCGGGGCGAGCCTGGACGCCAACGAGGCGCTGGTGCTCTCCAACGCCGACCTCGCCGCCCGCGTCGCCGTGGAGCTGGCGCGATGA
- a CDS encoding sigma-70 family RNA polymerase sigma factor: protein MSVQTLEREARGIRQRSIPVPATDDVVSVPAEEQPDLDAQGPAADLVRVYLNGIGKTALLTAEEEVDLAKRIEAGVFAQHMLDTSDDLSPERREELTAIVRDGENAKNHLLQANLRLVVSLAKRYTGRGMPLLDLIQEGNLGLIRAVEKFDYAKGFKFSTYATWWIRQAITRGMADQGRTIRLPVHLVEQVNKLARIKRDLHQRLGREATNEELAAESGIAEAKVASLLDHARDPVSLDMPVGTEEDAPLGDFIEDSEATDAESTVISTLLQDDLRRVLATLDDREQQVIRLRYGLDDGQPRTLDQIGKHFSLSRERVRQIEREVMTKLRHGERADRLRAYAS from the coding sequence ATGTCCGTCCAGACACTCGAACGTGAGGCTCGCGGGATTCGCCAGCGCAGCATTCCCGTACCCGCCACCGACGACGTTGTGTCCGTGCCCGCCGAGGAACAGCCCGACCTCGACGCGCAGGGGCCTGCCGCCGACCTGGTGCGCGTGTACCTCAACGGCATCGGCAAGACCGCGCTGTTGACCGCGGAGGAGGAGGTCGACCTCGCCAAGCGCATCGAGGCGGGGGTGTTCGCCCAGCACATGCTCGACACGTCCGACGACCTCTCTCCCGAGCGTCGCGAGGAGCTGACGGCCATCGTGCGCGACGGCGAGAACGCCAAGAACCACCTTCTGCAGGCGAACCTGCGCCTGGTGGTGTCGCTGGCCAAGCGGTACACCGGACGCGGAATGCCGTTGCTCGACCTCATCCAGGAGGGCAACCTGGGCCTGATCCGCGCGGTCGAGAAGTTCGACTACGCCAAGGGCTTCAAGTTCTCCACCTACGCGACGTGGTGGATCCGCCAGGCCATCACGCGTGGCATGGCCGACCAGGGCCGTACCATCCGCCTCCCCGTGCACCTCGTGGAGCAGGTGAACAAGCTCGCGCGTATCAAGCGCGACCTGCACCAGCGACTCGGCCGGGAGGCCACCAACGAGGAGCTGGCCGCGGAGTCCGGCATCGCGGAGGCGAAGGTGGCCAGCCTGCTCGACCACGCGCGCGACCCGGTAAGCCTCGACATGCCCGTCGGCACGGAGGAAGACGCCCCGCTGGGCGACTTCATCGAAGACTCCGAAGCCACCGACGCCGAAAGCACGGTCATCTCGACCCTGCTGCAGGACGACCTCCGCCGGGTGTTGGCAACCCTCGACGACCGCGAACAGCAGGTGATTCGCCTGCGTTACGGCCTCGACGACGGCCAGCCGCGCACCCTCGACCAGATCGGCAAGCACTTCAGCCTCTCCCGTGAGCGCGTGCGGCAGATCGAGCGGGAGGTCATGACCAAACTGCGCCACGGCGAGCGGGCGGATCGGCTGCGCGCGTACGCGAGCTGA
- a CDS encoding DEAD/DEAH box helicase yields the protein MSETAQARDGARANAAPEPAHDATARPLRAWQRRALTKYLTRKPKDFLAVATPGAGKTVFGLRVAAELLSDRTVEAITIVTPTEHLKHQWAASAARAGIAIDSNFRNTTGVTSSDYQGVALTYAQVAAHPTLHRVRTENRKTLVILDEIHHAGDAKSWGDAVREAFTPATRRLALTGTPFRSDDSPIPFVTYEPDADGSLRSKADHSYNYADALADGVVRPVVFLAYSGEASWRTSAGDEFTARLGEPLTAEQTARAWRTALDPSGEWMPAVLQAADTRLSQLRATGMPDAGGLVIATDQESARAYAKLLAGITGERPVVVLSDDPRATKRIGEFSESDDRWLVAVRMVSEGVDVPRLAVGVYATSASTPLFFAQAIGRFVRSRRPGETASVFLPSVPVLLELASELEAERDHVLGKPHREKNGWDDELLVAANRTDDERGEEEKSFTALGASAELDQVIYDGNSFGTAVFSGSEEEQEYLGLPGLLDAEQVRALLRKRQEEQLAEAKRRKPAAEKPQPAPTPRPMSVDERLKALRKELNALVGLYHHRTRKPHGAIHNELRRICGGPPTAMATVEQLEERIATLRSW from the coding sequence GTGTCGGAGACCGCACAGGCACGGGACGGCGCACGAGCCAACGCCGCCCCCGAGCCCGCGCACGACGCGACGGCCCGCCCCCTGCGTGCGTGGCAGCGTCGGGCGCTCACCAAGTACCTCACCCGCAAGCCCAAGGACTTCCTCGCCGTGGCGACGCCCGGTGCGGGCAAGACCGTGTTCGGCCTGAGAGTGGCCGCCGAGCTGCTGTCCGACCGCACCGTCGAGGCGATCACCATCGTCACGCCCACCGAGCACCTCAAGCACCAGTGGGCGGCCTCGGCCGCGCGCGCGGGAATCGCCATCGACTCGAACTTCCGCAACACCACGGGTGTGACGTCGTCGGACTACCAGGGTGTCGCTCTCACCTACGCGCAGGTGGCGGCTCATCCCACGCTGCACCGGGTGCGCACCGAGAACCGCAAGACACTCGTGATCCTCGACGAGATCCACCACGCCGGCGACGCCAAGTCGTGGGGAGACGCGGTCCGGGAGGCGTTCACCCCCGCCACTCGCAGGCTGGCGCTGACCGGTACGCCGTTCCGCAGTGACGACTCGCCCATCCCGTTCGTCACGTACGAGCCGGACGCCGACGGGTCGCTGCGGAGCAAGGCCGACCATTCGTACAACTACGCCGACGCGCTGGCCGACGGGGTCGTGCGGCCGGTGGTGTTCCTGGCCTACTCGGGCGAGGCGTCGTGGCGGACCAGCGCGGGTGACGAGTTCACCGCCCGCCTCGGTGAGCCGCTCACCGCCGAGCAGACCGCGCGCGCGTGGCGCACCGCGTTGGACCCGTCGGGTGAGTGGATGCCCGCGGTGCTCCAGGCGGCCGACACGCGGTTGTCGCAGCTTCGCGCGACCGGGATGCCCGACGCGGGCGGGCTCGTGATCGCCACCGACCAGGAGTCGGCGCGTGCCTACGCGAAGTTGCTCGCGGGCATCACGGGGGAGCGGCCCGTGGTGGTGCTGTCCGACGATCCCAGGGCCACCAAGCGCATCGGGGAGTTCTCCGAGTCGGACGACCGGTGGCTGGTGGCGGTGCGTATGGTCTCGGAAGGCGTCGACGTGCCACGGCTGGCCGTCGGCGTGTACGCCACGAGCGCCTCAACGCCGCTGTTCTTCGCCCAGGCCATCGGGCGGTTCGTGCGGTCGCGGCGGCCGGGGGAGACGGCGAGCGTCTTCCTGCCCAGCGTGCCCGTGCTGTTGGAGCTGGCCAGTGAGCTGGAGGCCGAGCGCGACCACGTGCTGGGCAAGCCGCACCGGGAGAAGAACGGCTGGGACGACGAACTCCTCGTGGCTGCCAACCGCACCGACGACGAGCGTGGCGAGGAGGAGAAGTCGTTCACCGCGCTCGGGGCGTCGGCCGAGCTCGACCAGGTGATCTACGACGGCAACTCGTTCGGCACGGCCGTGTTCTCCGGCAGTGAGGAGGAGCAGGAGTACCTGGGGCTGCCGGGGTTGCTGGACGCCGAGCAGGTACGAGCCCTGTTGCGTAAACGGCAGGAGGAGCAGCTCGCGGAGGCCAAGCGTCGCAAGCCCGCGGCCGAGAAACCGCAGCCCGCTCCCACGCCGCGTCCCATGTCGGTGGACGAGCGGCTCAAGGCGTTGCGCAAGGAACTCAACGCGTTGGTGGGGCTGTACCACCACCGCACGCGTAAGCCGCACGGTGCCATCCACAACGAGCTGCGCCGGATCTGTGGTGGTCCGCCCACGGCGATGGCCACCGTGGAACAGCTTGAGGAGCGCATCGCCACCCTCCGGTCCTGGTAG
- a CDS encoding YihY/virulence factor BrkB family protein — MQTQDGGTTDGEGRRPPARRAGRKGPWRLLTRTLSKAWDGNIFSESAEAAFWQTLSLPPLLLGLLGSLGFLGDWFGEHIVRQVHDKIIAFSDTIFSDSVVEQIIEPTVDDILTTGKGEIVSVGFLISLWAGSSAMSSFVDAITVAHDQYGVRNEVWQRIFSLLLYMASLVLLVIGLPIIAIGPDLLPEFFPEDWQPTIASWLSMLYYPTVGVLLVLALATLYKLALPRKLPWHRGLPGAVLAMAIFLLSSVGLRFYISWITTTGYTYGALATPIAFLLFTFFIGLAIVGGAYFNSAIQELWPAKMTRRQRRKWRRLEMERLKERMRAEEEERGSLWQRTTQPLRRPRRGDTETGADSTAPLDRDEDEEERDATSPTAADPGTAESPRRDGRD; from the coding sequence ATGCAGACGCAGGACGGCGGCACCACCGACGGCGAAGGCCGACGCCCGCCCGCACGACGGGCCGGGCGGAAAGGCCCTTGGCGGCTGCTGACTCGCACCTTGAGCAAGGCCTGGGACGGCAACATCTTCTCCGAGTCGGCCGAGGCCGCGTTCTGGCAGACGTTGTCGCTGCCCCCGCTGCTGCTCGGGCTGCTGGGAAGCCTCGGGTTCCTCGGCGACTGGTTCGGCGAGCACATCGTCCGCCAGGTGCACGACAAGATCATCGCCTTCTCGGACACGATCTTCAGCGACAGCGTCGTCGAGCAGATCATCGAGCCGACCGTCGACGACATCCTCACCACGGGGAAGGGCGAGATCGTCTCCGTGGGCTTCCTCATATCCCTGTGGGCGGGTTCCTCGGCCATGTCGTCGTTCGTCGACGCCATCACCGTGGCCCACGACCAGTACGGCGTCCGCAACGAGGTGTGGCAGCGGATCTTCTCGCTGTTGCTCTACATGGCCAGCCTCGTCCTGCTCGTCATCGGGCTGCCGATCATCGCGATCGGCCCCGACCTGCTGCCGGAGTTCTTCCCCGAGGACTGGCAACCCACCATCGCGTCGTGGCTGAGCATGCTCTACTACCCCACCGTGGGGGTGCTGCTCGTGCTCGCGCTCGCCACCCTGTACAAGCTCGCGTTGCCCCGGAAACTGCCCTGGCACCGCGGCCTGCCCGGCGCGGTGCTCGCGATGGCGATCTTCCTGCTGTCCAGCGTGGGGCTGCGCTTCTACATCAGCTGGATCACCACCACCGGCTACACCTACGGCGCGTTGGCGACCCCCATCGCGTTCCTGCTGTTCACGTTCTTCATCGGCCTGGCCATCGTGGGAGGCGCGTACTTCAACAGCGCGATCCAGGAACTGTGGCCCGCGAAAATGACCCGCAGGCAACGCCGCAAGTGGCGCCGGCTGGAGATGGAACGACTCAAGGAGCGCATGCGCGCCGAGGAGGAGGAACGCGGCAGCCTGTGGCAGCGCACCACCCAACCGCTGCGCAGGCCACGGCGTGGGGACACCGAGACCGGTGCCGACTCGACGGCCCCGCTCGACCGGGACGAGGACGAGGAGGAGCGGGACGCGACGTCACCGACCGCCGCGGACCCCGGCACGGCCGAGAGCCCGCGGCGAGACGGACGGGACTGA
- a CDS encoding fumarate hydratase: MTVTTSGPGSSPARTTREFIHTEVLPLGKDTSTEYRLVTADGVRVVEAAGRRFLEIEPETLTLLARTAITDIQHLLRSSHLAQLRAIVDDPEASGNDRFVAMDLLRNAAISAGGVLPMCQDTGTAIVIGKRSEGVLTGGDDERALSKGIFEAYRELNLRYSQMAPLTFWEERNTGTNLPAQIELYHKDGESEPSYEFLFMAKGGGSANKTFLYQETKAVLNPKRLARFLDEKLRSLGTAACPPYHLAIVVGGMSAEYNLKVAKLASARYLDELPREGSELGHGFRDVELEQQVLEMTRQFGIGAQFGGKYFCHDVRVIRLPRHGASCPVGIAVSCSADRQAKAKITPEGVFIEQLERDPARFLPDVTDDELSDEVVEVDLNRPMSEIRKQLSSLPVKTRLSLTGPLVVARDIAHAKIAERLEAGEEMPQYLRDHPVYYAGPAKTPEGYASGSFGPTTAGRMDSYVEQFQAAGGSLVMLAKGNRSKQVTESCRKHGGFYLGSIGGPAARLAQDCIKKVEVLEYPELGMEAVWRIEVEDFPAFIVIDDKGNDFFADTSEPVLQISFRS, from the coding sequence GTGACTGTGACCACTTCCGGGCCGGGGTCCTCCCCCGCCCGCACCACACGCGAGTTCATCCACACCGAAGTTCTGCCGCTGGGCAAGGACACCAGCACCGAGTACCGGCTCGTGACGGCCGACGGGGTGCGTGTCGTGGAGGCGGCCGGCAGGCGCTTCCTCGAAATCGAGCCGGAGACGCTGACGCTGCTGGCGCGGACGGCGATCACCGACATCCAGCACCTGCTGCGTTCCTCGCACCTCGCGCAGCTTCGCGCGATCGTGGACGACCCCGAGGCGAGTGGCAACGACCGGTTCGTGGCCATGGACCTGCTGCGCAACGCCGCCATCTCGGCGGGCGGGGTGCTGCCGATGTGCCAGGACACGGGCACCGCCATCGTCATCGGCAAGCGCTCGGAGGGCGTGCTCACCGGGGGCGACGACGAGCGGGCGCTGTCGAAGGGCATCTTCGAGGCGTACCGGGAGCTGAACCTGCGGTACTCGCAGATGGCGCCGCTGACCTTCTGGGAGGAACGCAACACCGGCACGAACCTGCCCGCGCAGATCGAGCTGTACCACAAGGACGGCGAATCCGAGCCGTCATACGAGTTCCTGTTCATGGCCAAGGGCGGCGGCAGCGCCAACAAGACGTTCCTGTACCAGGAGACGAAGGCCGTGCTGAACCCCAAGCGGCTCGCGCGGTTCCTCGACGAGAAGCTGCGGAGCCTGGGGACGGCCGCCTGTCCGCCGTACCACCTCGCGATCGTCGTCGGGGGCATGTCCGCCGAGTACAACCTCAAGGTCGCGAAGCTGGCCTCGGCACGGTACCTCGACGAGCTGCCCCGCGAAGGTTCCGAACTCGGTCACGGGTTCCGGGACGTGGAGCTGGAGCAGCAGGTCCTGGAGATGACCCGCCAGTTCGGCATCGGCGCGCAGTTCGGCGGCAAGTACTTCTGCCACGACGTGCGTGTGATCCGGCTGCCGCGCCACGGCGCGTCGTGCCCCGTGGGGATCGCCGTGTCGTGCTCGGCCGACCGCCAGGCCAAGGCGAAGATCACTCCGGAGGGCGTGTTCATCGAGCAGCTCGAACGCGACCCGGCGCGGTTCCTCCCCGACGTGACCGACGACGAACTGTCGGACGAGGTCGTCGAGGTGGACCTGAACCGGCCGATGTCGGAGATCCGGAAGCAGTTGTCGAGCCTTCCGGTGAAGACACGTCTGAGCCTGACCGGCCCGCTCGTGGTGGCGCGTGACATCGCCCACGCCAAGATCGCGGAGCGGCTGGAGGCGGGCGAGGAGATGCCGCAGTACCTGCGCGACCACCCCGTCTACTACGCCGGTCCCGCGAAGACGCCCGAGGGCTACGCCTCGGGTTCGTTCGGTCCCACCACGGCGGGCCGGATGGACTCCTACGTGGAGCAGTTCCAGGCCGCCGGCGGATCGCTGGTCATGCTGGCCAAGGGCAACCGCTCGAAGCAGGTCACCGAGTCGTGCCGCAAGCACGGTGGCTTCTACCTGGGCTCCATCGGTGGCCCCGCGGCGCGGCTCGCCCAGGACTGCATCAAGAAGGTCGAGGTCCTGGAGTACCCGGAGCTGGGCATGGAAGCGGTGTGGCGCATCGAGGTCGAGGACTTCCCCGCGTTCATCGTCATCGACGACAAGGGCAACGACTTCTTCGCCGACACCTCGGAGCCGGTGCTCCAGATCTCGTTCCGGTCGTAG